The genomic DNA TTCCCATGAAATCATCTTTAGCTATGTCTAATCCATCGATGTTTGTATCGCGAACAGCAAATGTTAGTTGTCCTGTTTTAACAGTTCCTAACGCTTCAGTCATGGCATCACGGTTTAATGATAATTCGATTCCTGGATTAAATGCTAACAAGGCAGCCATACCTTGTGGAACGGTCTTAGAAGGAACAACAACAACATTGTCTCCTACAACCTGCGCTGCCTGTTCAGCAGCCATTATGATGTTCTTGTTATTCGGTAAAATAATGATTTTTTCTGCATGAACTTCTTCAATTGCTTTTACGATGTCTTCCGTACTAGGATTCATCGTTTGCCCACCCTCAATTACAGCATGAGCACCAATACTTTTAAATAATTCTGTAATGCCTGAACCCATTGCTACAGTCACAATACCAAAAGGTTGTTTTTCCTTTTTAGCTATAGGTGCCATAGTAGCATGAGATTGCTGCTCTTCATACAATAAATTACTGTGTTGCTCTCTCATGTTCTCGATTTTCATATTGATCAAACTACCGTATTTCTGGCCATAAGTTAGAACATCACCAGGGTGTTCAGCATGTATATGTACTTTAACAACTTCTTCATCAGCAATCACTAGTAGTGAATCTCCGTACTGACTTAAATCGTTTCTAAATTTTTCTTCGGAAAACGTATTTTTATCTGTCTCAAACTTAACCATAAATTCAGTACAATAGCCGAACTCAATGTCCTCTGTATTAATATGACTATGAACACTTTTATGGTGTTCCGCGCTTACTAGTTCAGATAATGATGGCATTGCCATAGGAGCTCCTGGTAGCTTCTCACCTTTTAAGACAGCTAAGAATCCTTCATATACAAGAACAAGACCTTGCCCACCACTATCGACAACTCCAACTTCCTTTAGAACAGGTAACAAATCTGGAGTTCGATTTAAAGAAGCTTTTGCCTCTTTAACCACACTTTCCATTAACAACGTAATATCAGGTTGCTTTTTTGATTCCGCTACAGCACGTTTTGCAGAATCTTTTGCAACAGTTAAGATTGTACCCTCTACAGGCTTCATAACTGCTTTGTACGCCGTTTCAACACCAGCTTCCATTGCATTTGCAAATTCAACAGAGCTAATGCTATCTAGCTTTTCAATAGACTTAGAAAAGCCTCTAAAAATTTGAGAAAGTATTACACCGGAATTTCCTCTTGCACCCATCAGCAATCCTTTAGACAGCGCAACGCCTACTTTCCCAATATGATCTGAAACATTGCTTTTCACTTCTTTTGCACCAGATGTCATAGACAAATTCATATTAGTACCGGTGTCACCATCTGGTACTGGAAAAACGTTTAAGGCATCAACCATTTTTGCGTTATTTGATAAGTGACTAGCACCAGCCAATATCATTTCTGCAAAACGTTTTCCGTCTAACTTTGTAATCGACACAAACTTTTCCTCCTCTTTACGGGTTCGTTACACGAACTCCTTGTACGAAAATATTTACTGAATCTACAGCAAGTCCAACGGTTTGATCAAGTGTGTACTTAACCTTTGTTTGAACATTATGAGCCACTTCAGAAATCTTTGTACCATAGCTTACGATTATATACATATCAATATGTACTTCTTCATTTTCTTGACGAATAAGAACTCCACGTGTGAAATTCTCTTTTCTAAGTATTTCTGAAATTCCGTCTCGGATTTGATTCTTTGATGCCATACCAACGATTCCGTAACAATCAACAGCAGCTCCACCAGCAATCGTAGCGATCACTTCGTTCGATATATCAATTTGTCCGAATTTCGTTTTTAATTCGATCGACATGTCAGTTCCCCCTTTGGAATTGTTCATCTTGGCTAAAGCCATTTTACTATAAGAAAGCATATTTTGAAAGCAATTGTATTATTTTATTGTTTCCTTATGTTTATTATTATACAGAAAACATAATTTTATATGTCAAGGTTATTTTCTTGAAACCTTTGTATTGCATTATAGTTGTACTTATGATAAATTAATAAAGTATTTTCATGACTAGTTGTATAAAAACGGTTAGTTTTTTGGTGGTAAGGAGGGAAATAATATGGCACGTAAATGTGTAGTTACGGGTAAGAAAACTCGTTCTGGTAATGCACGTTCTCATGCGATGAACGCTTCAAAACGTACATGGGGTGCGAACCTTCAAAAAGTACGTATTTTAGTAGATGGCAAACCTAAACGTGTATAC from Cytobacillus luteolus includes the following:
- the rpmB gene encoding 50S ribosomal protein L28; translation: MARKCVVTGKKTRSGNARSHAMNASKRTWGANLQKVRILVDGKPKRVYVSARALKSGKVERV
- a CDS encoding Asp23/Gls24 family envelope stress response protein, translating into MSIELKTKFGQIDISNEVIATIAGGAAVDCYGIVGMASKNQIRDGISEILRKENFTRGVLIRQENEEVHIDMYIIVSYGTKISEVAHNVQTKVKYTLDQTVGLAVDSVNIFVQGVRVTNP
- a CDS encoding DAK2 domain-containing protein; translated protein: MSITKLDGKRFAEMILAGASHLSNNAKMVDALNVFPVPDGDTGTNMNLSMTSGAKEVKSNVSDHIGKVGVALSKGLLMGARGNSGVILSQIFRGFSKSIEKLDSISSVEFANAMEAGVETAYKAVMKPVEGTILTVAKDSAKRAVAESKKQPDITLLMESVVKEAKASLNRTPDLLPVLKEVGVVDSGGQGLVLVYEGFLAVLKGEKLPGAPMAMPSLSELVSAEHHKSVHSHINTEDIEFGYCTEFMVKFETDKNTFSEEKFRNDLSQYGDSLLVIADEEVVKVHIHAEHPGDVLTYGQKYGSLINMKIENMREQHSNLLYEEQQSHATMAPIAKKEKQPFGIVTVAMGSGITELFKSIGAHAVIEGGQTMNPSTEDIVKAIEEVHAEKIIILPNNKNIIMAAEQAAQVVGDNVVVVPSKTVPQGMAALLAFNPGIELSLNRDAMTEALGTVKTGQLTFAVRDTNIDGLDIAKDDFMGISEGKIVTTNKDKIKATTDLLAEMVSADTDEILTLIYGEDASEEDVNTIVSYIEENYEDLEVEVHNGNQPLYTFIISIE